A window of Podarcis muralis chromosome 10, rPodMur119.hap1.1, whole genome shotgun sequence genomic DNA:
TTTGCCCTCTAGGAGTCCTGATATTAAAAGGTATGAGTTAAATTTCCTTGCAAAAGTGTGCCCAGAGTTCAGTAGAGCAACACTCAGTAGAAGTCTTAGCAACTGAGGCATGGTATCTTAAATCAATTTCAGCCTTCAGTATTAGCTGTCAATTTAAAGTGCAATGTCTTCAAGTGCTGGTACGactttttcttttgccttttaaACTCCTGTAAAATGCTGTGTACATTGATGCCTCTGTTTTATTAATAAGAACAGTAGCAACAGAGATTAGTAGAAAACAAGTGATGTGCTGTATTTTCCTCTGCATTTTGCgccgcccccccccaatttctaacACTTGCACTCTtaagtgtgtttgttttgttctgtacAGCTGGATACTTGTAGCTTCCTcttgtctgaagcagcacagggcaTCAAACTTGGTTTGAGATCCCTTTCTGAGTgaaagggctgatttcttttgtaaGAAGCTaataaggttttttaaaaatgattttaacaTTTGAAACTTACACTCCTATTTCTTGCTCTGCTCCAACCTGTTCTGTCTAGCCCAGCTCCTATGCAACAGAGCAAGCTCATGGCTGCCTACaccccaaagaatcccgggaactatagtttacctgtCACAGGGCTGCAGTTCCCAGGCAATCTTGCATGTAAACTGGTTCCAAGctgttaaaagtaaaggtaaaggtacccttgccccttacgggccagtcttgacagactctagggttgtgcgcccatctcactctagaggccgggagccagcgctgtccgcagacacttccgggttacgtggccagcgtgacgaagatactctggcgagccagtgccgcacacggaaacgccgtttaccttcccgctagtaagcggtccctatttatctacttgcacccgggggtgctttcgaactgctaggttggcaggggctttATAtacttgaacttggcccagtagcaagtCGGCAAGCGGGCAGACCTCTGAGTAAAGGGCTTGCatgctgacagggtctcactcCTGGCAGCGAATGTGCCGCAGCATTCTGCTGTATCTGCAGCTTCCGGTTCCTAAATACGCTTAGTTGGAAACAAGTCCtcctgacttcagtgggacttgcttcttgaTCAAAGCATGCTTGGAATTGCTGCCACGGGGCAGCAGCTGTGCAGATTCACTGTGGACAGCAGCACCTGATTCAGCTCCCAGTCTTTGCCAAATCATCCCCTCCAAAAACAAAGCGAAGAGGGTAGGTATAAAAGGAAGTGGGGACTTTTCCCCCAGCCCAGATGGCTGCTTTGCCTCCTTAACAAATTGGGAGTGGATGGAACCAGAGGTAAACATGAGCTGACCAAGAAATGCGAATGTTGGTTTTTGCACAGAAGGCTGGTTTCTTCGCTCTCCTGTGTTCCTCTctatcctcctcctcccagaTAAGCAAGAGGCATATCAAGAGTTCAGGGTCACCTCGCAGCTGGGCAGAAACACTGGAAAGGGGGAGGTAAAGCAGGGCTGCCAAGGGCTGTGACTTGGGAGGGGGTGTGGGATGGGGAGCGCtacaagggccaggcagagaccTGGACCCCATTCAGCCCCTGGGCCTGAAATTCCACATCTCTGATAGAGCTGGCCATAAATTCCAGGAGGAGTCAGCCATCACATAGGGCTTAATTGCATGCAAGGAGGGGGAGTCCGGactccagagggaagggaggatAAGAGGCCCCTTGCAAGTGTTCAGGGTGGACTTGTACCCCTCCCTAGTAGCCTGCTGAGTGGGGAAGAAGTGTGAAAGAGAGAATGGGGCTCCAGGAGAGGAAATGGGGTGgcaccacccaccactggctTTGCCCCTGCCCTAACAGTTGACATGCAACACTCTTGGCACAAAAGGGATTCTTTGCCAGTGGAGTAGTTGCTGATGAAAGCGAGatagctccttggaagaaaagggggtatataaattaaagaaagaaagaaagaaagaaagaaagaaagaaagaaagaaagaaagaaagaaaggccacACCCACAGGCTGCTTTCTGGTTTAGATTCTGGTGTGAACTGCAGACTCATTCCTGGCCAGATGAAAACCCAGCCTTGTGAAACTGGATGGAAGCTTTTCTTACAGGTGCACAAAGATTAGACCTGTCAACAACAGAAAGCCTTGCCAACTTTGTCCTTGGCATCTGTGCCTCTTCCTCAGTGCCCCCCACCCTCTTGCCAGTCCTCTCTGTGACCAGGCCCAGTCCTTGGATGAGATGCTATAGCTTAGTCGTGAGGCACATTCCTTGCATGTTCAAGGCACGAGAGGCGATGGCTGGGCTTCCCAGCTGATGGAACTGTGAGGTCAGCGTCCCTTCAGTTGTGATGGTACATGTTAAGGAATGTGCCTCTGGCAAATAACTGGGCTTCTGTATTCTTATTTAATATTGCACTTCTGTGAAATCTGCCGTGCAGCAGCAAGGAGGATGATACTGCCCAACATGTTTGGTGGGAGATATGTAGCGTCTAAGAGGTTGGATTTACTGTTTGcgacagaaaagggggggggaggtagtaGAGCCTGAAAAgacttattgttttatatttattttattgagtCATTTTTATACTGTTTCCCACTTCAGTCTCGAGGCAGTGCACAAAAATTAAAGACCCATGTAAGCACCAGCCAAGGCCAGGGGATATAAAAGTATGGTTTGGATACAGTCCTGATCTTCAGAGGCCCCAAAGGGTCGTCAGTGATGGGCACTTGTGCAGGTCCtgagggaagtacagtggtacctcgggttaagtacttaattcgttccggaggtccgttcttaacctgaaactattcttaacctgaagcaccactttagctaatggggcctcctgctgctgccgcgccaccagagcccgatttctgttctcatcctgaagcaaagttcttaacccaaggtactatttctgggttagcggagtatgtaacctgaagcgtatggaacccgaggtaccactgtatacctgtttGGGGCCATCCTGTAGCACAATAGCAATAATAGCACGGAAAtgtagtttttggttttttttccttAACAAAACAGGAACGCTATTGGTGGGCATAGATTCCCAATTTGATTGGTTTTCTTTTGAGTGGTGTATGCCTGTTTTCTCCCTTCCACATTTGAAGCCAACGAATCTACCTGAAATAACTTTTGAGACAAACTTGGTGACTTAGAATGCACCTTTTTACGGGGcaacttcccccttttttccctGCATTAACCGCAGCCGCTTGGGTCACCTTGTTACATGCCTGGCTGAATTCCCTGTGGTGTCCTCTGCGTTGAACGAGGGGGCGACACAAACGCACGCGCTGCTGGCGATCGAGAGAAACGGAAATGTGTCTGAGACACCTGTCCTTATGGGAAATGGTGTGGGACAGGGATCATGAATAATGGATCATCTCCCACTGGGCATTTCTGACTGCGATGCGGTGTCGGTTTGCAGAGTTGTACATGGCAGATGCGGGGGGTAGAGACCACAGCTGCCTTCTAAATGTTGCTTACTCTTGTTCCTTTTTGAAACTTGATCacctcctttcttttccttcccaacCTCCCTCATCCCAACAGGCtaaagaagggaagagaagatGTTTGGCTTTCACAAACCGAAGATGTACCGGAGTTTAGAAGGTTGCTGCATTTGCAGAGCAAAGTCTTCCAGTTCTCGCTTCACTGACAGCAAGCGTTATGAAAAGGACTTCCAGAACTGCTTTGGGTAAGAGTTGCTGCCATTCCCGTACTGTGTTGGGTTTTCTGAGCCGAAGGCTGTTACAAAATTCTGTGAAGCCTGAAAACCAAAGGTGTACCATGTTGTGTCTCTGTTGATCTCCTTCTAGTACAGGGgtaagcaacctttttcagcagggggccggtccactgtccctcagaccttgtggggggccagactatttttttttggggggggggaggaatgaaccagttcctatgccccacaaataagccagagatgcattttaaataaaaggacacattccactcatgtaaaaacacgctgattccccgaCCATCtgcgaaggcgattgggctggatccggcccccgggccttagtttgcctccccatgttCCGGTTTAACCAAGCAATTGAACTATTTTGTGTTCTTCTCACAGTTTGCACGAGGCCCGATCAGGAGATATTTGCAACGCTTGTGTGCTTCTGGTGAAAAGATGGAAAAAACTGCCAGCAGGATCAAAAAAGAACTGGAATCATGTGAGTTTTCCATCTCTCATCCTGTATCATGGTAGGAgtagccagcctggtgccctcaaaATCTTGCTGGACTAGACCTTCCATGATCACTGATCACGATGGCTTGGCTTGGTGGAAGTTGTTGTCCTGAGCGTTTCCTTCTTAATAGCCATTGTGTGTACAACATGTGTAGAACAGCTGGTATTATGGTTCTGCCATTGCCTGCCTTAATGGATATTATGACTCATAAGGCATTAATATATTCGATAAATAGGACTGGGAGGGAGAGTTGCATAAGCCACAACAGGCCCAGATAcagttggaccacaactcctctGATCCCCAGTGAGCTTAGCCACCGATCAggaattgatgggagttgtagtccagcaacatctgaagggcaccaggttgaaggaCACTGGTTAGCTATTCCATCTGACTAGAGGTATGCTGCACATTAGGTGTAGGAGCGGATAGATAAGAAGCAAGGGGCAGAAGCATCATCTCCTAGTGCATCAGAGCAATTCAAAGGCGGGTGCTGATTTCTGGGTTGCAATTTAGTCAAATTTTGCTCCATTTGTAAAATGTATACAGTTCAGAACATCCACCTTTACTTGGCACTGAACCTGAAAGGTCTTGGGTGCTGAGCCTGAGCAATGTAAAGCAAACTCTTGCATGCAAATCAGCACACAGCTGCTTTCCCCATTAAAAAAGGTTTTGCAGTTTTTACACCATTTCTTATTGCTACAATTCATCAGATGAGAGTCGatgaaacaaactttttttcttGCTGTCCTTTTCCAGGTGGTGGATGCAAGAGCTGGACCGAGTCTTAAGACGACATTGAAGCCAAAGAAGATGAAAACCCTTTCTGGCAGCAGGATGAAGAGCAATCAGATAAGCAAGCTGCAGAAAGAGTTGAAGAGACACAGTATGTTAATCCTATCTGCTTTTTCCATTAATGGGCTTGATTTGGTGCAGCGGGCCTTGACTCTGAATGGCTGTACTATATATCATAGGAGAGGGCCTTTGGTGTATAGAGGCAGTATGAAATTCAAAAAATCTACCATGCTGGCTACCCTGGAATACTCCCTCCTAAATCTCTCTAAGAGGCTGGCTTTAAATCTTGCTAGTTTCACAGCACTACAGTATTTTTTTACAGTATGTGTCTTGCTTATTCTTGGACCTGAGCAAAGGAACATTACTGGAGGACTTTGAAAGTATCGTTTCTGCAGTTCCAGTGGCTTAGTTGCAGCGTAAAATTGGAAATTCAGTCAAGCTGAAAATCCCTCCCAAACCTGGCTGAATTTGAGACCTCAGGGatagacacacatatatatatatatatatatatatatatatatatatatatatatataatttcaaacCATTTTTATCATAAATGACTCCCATTTGGCTTGTCACTATCTCCCACCCTTTGTGTATGTACACAATCTTATCCCAAAGGAATAATTCATACTGCAGTTGTTTTGGGGATGGAAATGGGATGATACCACCCTTAGCAATCCAGAGAAGAGCAAGATaagacattattttaaaaaatagcagcaaCATCTTTACTTATTTAAgttatttatataccatttaattACCAAAGTTTCTAAGTCAGCCTGGTGCactcaagatgttttggacacCAGCTTAGCAAAGGTTGTTCTAGTCAGTAtacataaaaattaaaagcatacaATGCATAAGATCAGTTAAAATTAATAATCAGACACATTTTAAAATCCCTGCTGAACTGGAAAAGTCTTTGTCAAACCTCTGACATTCAACAGGAAGTGGGCAGGAGCCGTTTAATCTCagccaggagggagttccaccaaATTGCCCTCAAAGTACTGAATGCAGGCCTCCTGGTGGATATGAGCCATGTGTCTTTAGTCAATGGGGACCACTGGCAGGGATTCCCCCTAAGATCTCAGTGATCCAGGCAGGTCTATAAGAGACCAGGAGGTCCTGAACCCAAGTATCCTGAACCCAAGTTAAGggcattataaataataataaaaaaccctgaATTTGAACAGCCAACCTTTTGTGGGCAGGTGTTAAGTGCTGGCAGTAGTCTGTCTAGCagcagcattttgcaccagccaGAGCTTCGAGGCCATGCCCAAGGGTAGCCCTACATAGAACTCGTTGCTGTAATCAAGTCCCAAGTTACGTTTGGCCAGCTGTCCTTGTCTGAGAGTGCTAGTAGTTAGTGCACTAGCTGTTGCTGGTAAAAAGCACTCTTAGCCACCGAAGTGACAAGGGTGGATCCAGGAGCTTCCTCACCCACAATAGGTAAATGGCACGTTCCAAACTTCCAGAAGTATTATCAAATGGTTCTCTGCAAGATTTGGGGTAATAAGTACATGGGGGATTAAATACTAACAACCCTGAAGAGAACCTAGGAGAAGTGTAAGCATAACTCAGGGGCGGAAAACCTTTTCTGACTGCTGGGCCAGATCTTTCTCACTCCGACCCCTAATGGGGTACATTTTCAGAGATTCAAAGAGCAGCACAGGGCTGTTTGCAAAGGGGGGGCATGCGTTCAAACAGCTCTATGCGGCTCTTTGAACCTTGCTGCAGGAAGGGGAAGTGGTTTCCATTGAAATGGCTGTTAAAATGGAGGGGAAGATGTCAGTGGAAGCCACTTCCCCCTTCCAAAGCATGATGTGCCCTCTCTGTCTTGTTCAAACAAAAGGAGACTCAGGAGCTCAACTTTACACTCCCAGTTGTTTCTTTGAAGCCATGTCAGTACCTGCTGCCCATCTGAGGTCACATATTGTGTCATGGGCCAGGTggatgggtgtggtttggggaaaacagccttgtGAGCCAAATTGGGACCCCTAGTGGGCCACATGTGGCCTGTAAgcaaaagtttccccaccccGGACACTGATAGTAGGTGGACACTTGGGTAGTCTCAGTAGTCTGTGGAAATGTGCTGTACATTTTCTTCATCATATGGACCAGAAACTTGGAGATTTTGAAAGTTGATATTCTAAAGAAATAAAAGACGTATGCAAAACTAGTTAAATACACTGTTTTCCCTCTTCCTTACAGACTCTGATGCCCACAGCACTACTTCAAGTGCCTCTCCAGCCCAGTCTCCCTGCTATAGCAATCAGTCTGATGACGGCTCAGACACTGAGATGACCGCTGGCTCCAGCCGCCCTCATGTCTTCTCCTTCTTAGATCCCATTTACTGGAAAAGGTAAAAAGGAAGCCTGAAACAGAATCAGCACACTCCTTTAATTCATGGTAGAAATCTGTACTATTTCCGAAGCACAACTAGCGACTGTAGAGCTACACAAACATGACTC
This region includes:
- the SINHCAF gene encoding SIN3-HDAC complex-associated factor, with translation MFGFHKPKMYRSLEGCCICRAKSSSSRFTDSKRYEKDFQNCFGLHEARSGDICNACVLLVKRWKKLPAGSKKNWNHVVDARAGPSLKTTLKPKKMKTLSGSRMKSNQISKLQKELKRHNSDAHSTTSSASPAQSPCYSNQSDDGSDTEMTAGSSRPHVFSFLDPIYWKRQKICCGIIYTGRFGEVVIDAHLFKPCCSNKKSTTEKPEPQGPQSPTISNQEEW